The sequence GCACGGTCGGGCGGCTCGACATCGAAGCGGGACAGCGGGCACGACAGCCCACGACGGCATCGAGGTGTGTAGACGATGAGTAAGGGCCTTCGGGACCGCGCCTCGCTCACTCGACGGACATTGCTGAAAGCCGGGGGAGCGGCGGCGGGCGCGGCTGCTCTCGGTGGCTGTCTCTCCTCGTCCGAGGACGGGGAAGATCAGGTCAGCGGAGAGGTTTTGACCGCATTCGGGAACTGCTGGATGTGTTCGCACAACTGCGGACAGAAAGCCTACGTCAGGGAGGATTCCTCGGGAAAGAAGACCGTGGTCAACCTCACGGGCGTGGACGGCCACCCGCGGGGCAGTGCCGGCGAGGGTACCGAGGGAACCCTCTGCCCGAAGGGGTTGGGACAACTCGACAAGACCCACGACCCCAAACGCATCCAGGAACCGCACATCCGCAAGAACGGCGAACTGCAGAAGGTGGAGTGGGAGGAGGCGTTCCAGTACACCGCCGAACGTCTCGCGACGTTCAAAGAGGAAAACGGGTCCGAGACGTTCCTCGATGCCACGAGCTGGGCCGAGACGTCGATCTTCTCGACGGTCTGGCGTGAGCTCTACGGGACTCCCGAACGGATCAGTCGTGGTATCCACGTCTGTGCGGGTCCGACGTTCGTTTCCGGCGGCATGATGGGCGTGGGGTCCAACAACCGTGTCCCCGACTATCAGAACTCGGAGTATATCATCGCCTGGGGCCGGAACCAGCTCAACTCCTTCGCCGGTCAGTTCGAGGCCAAGGGAACGCTGGAGGCCATCGAGAAGAACGGCGCGACGCTGGTGACCATCGACCCGCAGCACACGATCACCGCCGAGAAGTCGGACAAATGGCTTCCGATCAAGCCCCGAACCGACGGCGCGCTGGCGCTGGCGATGGCCAACGTCATCATCGAGGAGGACCGCTACGACGAGGACTTCGTCGAGAACTACACGCACGGATTCGACGCCTACGCGGAGGCCGCAGCGGATATGCCGCCCGAGCGGGCGGCGGACATCACGGGCCTCGACGCCGAGGACATCCGCAAGGTGGCCCGAGGATTCGCCGAGGCCGCCCCGCAAGCCGGCATCTCCGTCTGGACCGGCACCGCACAGGTGGGCAACGGCTGGAAGGCGACCCAGAACATCACCGCCCTCAACGGGCTCGTGGGCAACATCGATCGTCCTGGCGGACTCCGTCTCTGGAAGTACGCCTCCACCGCGTCGTTCGGCGAGGTCTGCGAGCAGGACTACACGAACCGGGCGGAGTTCAAAGAACCCGCCATCAACAAGTACGACGAGTACTCGGACTACCCGGTCCGGCACATCACCGGTATCGCACACAACCTCGTGCCGGAGATGGTCGAAAACGGACACATCAACGGCATCGTCGTTCACCACGACGACCCCCTCAAGGACGGCAACGCCGACGCGTGGGTCGAGGCTCTCGACGCGATGGATCTCGTTCTCTCGATCGACGCCTACTGGAACGGCGTCTCCCGGAACGCCGACATCGTTCTCCCCGAAGCGACCCAGCTCGAGAAGGACACCCTCGGGACCGGTAACTGGAGCGCGTATCCCAAGCACACGTGGGTCACCGGCTCGAAGGCCGCCGTCGACCCGCAGTGGAACACCAAACCGGACTTCGACATCCTCGTCGGTATCGCCGACGCGATGGCCGAGGAGACCGGCAACGACGACTGGACGGTCTTCGAGCAGTGGGACACCCACGAGGACTTCATCGACGACGAACTCTCGGCCATCGATTTGACCCTCGAGGACATCGACAGCGGCGAGGTCAATTACGAACTCGTCGACGAGTTCGAGTACGAGAGTTGGGAGGGCGACGACCACTACACGTTCAATTTCGATCTGGACCAGGTCCCGCCCTTCGCGCAAGCGGCAGAGGAGGCTGACATGGACACGGCGCCCGAGTGGATTCCGCCGGGTACCTACGGCGACGAACTTAGCGAGGACTACCCGCTCGAGTTCTACGACGTCCGTTCGGTCTTCTTCTCGCACGCCAGCAATCAGCCCCAGGAGCGCTTGCGCGACCAGTTCGCGAAGCGAAACGAACTCGCCGACGAGGACTATCGGGGCAACTACCTCCACATCAACCCGGAGGACGCCGACAAGCGCGGCATCTCCTCGGGCGATATGGTGACCGTCGAATCAGAGACCGGCAGCGGTGAACTCATGGCGGTCGTCTCCGAGCGCGCCCGACCCGGTTTCGTCACCGCCGAGTACGGCTTCGGCGAGACCTCGGCGACGCCCGACGGAGAGGGCATGAACACGATGACACTTCATCACAAACAGATGGATCCGATCACGGGACAGGTGGACAGGCACATCGCCGTCGAAGTAACGTCGTCGGGGGGTGACTGACGATGGCCGCCGACACCGACCACTGGGTCTTCTACTTCGACCCGAACCGATGTATCGGCTGTCACGCGTGTACGGTCTCGTGCAAACAGTATCACGGCCGTGGCTCGGACGCCGACGACTGGCGGACTGTGACCCACCACGAGGAAGGGACATACCCGGACGTCAACGACGTCCCCATCTCGATGTCCTGCATGCACTGTCACGACGCACCGTGTGAGAAGGTGTGTCCGACCAACGCGATCGAGAAGCGCGAGTCGGACGGCATCGTGACGATCGATCGCGAGAAATGTATCGGCTGCAAGTACTGCGGCTGGGCCTGTCCGTTCGGGGCACCGACCTACGGCGACGAGGGGCTCATGTCGAAGTGTAACATGTGTCTCGGGCAAGGGCCTGGCGCCGGTGCCGACGCGGACTCGACGGCGAAACACAAACAGGACGGACAGGCGGCCGTCCAGCCGAACTGCGTCTCCGACTGTGTCGGAGGGGCCATCAAGGCCGGGCCACAGAGCGAGGTCATCCGTGAGGCGTCGGAGGCCGCTGCCAACCGCTTCAAGTCCGACAACGGTCGCGTCATCGTCGAACCGTTCGCCGAGGGCAGTGCTGCCGTCGATAGCACTGGCTCGAGCGACATCATCACGCCGTTCAACGCAGGGGACTGAGAATGAGTGTGACAGGTGGTGCAGCAGGGTGGCTGTGGCTGGACTCCCCGCACTGGGCGGAGTTCATCGCCACGTACCTGTTCCTGGGTGGCGTGAGCGGCGGCGCGTACCTCACGTCGACGTGGGCGAGCCTGATGAAGCACCTGATGGACGAGCAGAACTGGCTGAGTCGGGTGCTGTTGGCCCGTTCGGACGATCCCGAGCACCGGTTTTCGTGTTCGGAGACGGCCCGCTGGGGGTCGCTGATAGCGGTGTTGGGCATCGCGGTCGGTGGGTTAGCGTTGCTCTCACACCTGGGTGCGCCGATACGCGCGTTGACGTTCCCGGTGTTGTTCACGAACTTCGGCTCGTGGCTGGTGATCGGGACGTGGGTAATCGTGCTGTTCTCGGTGTGGGCAGTCCTGGAGACCTTGTGGTTGCACTTCGGCGCGGACCTGCAGGGAACGTCGGGGCTTAGTCTGTTCCCGCGGAAGATCCTGTCCTGGATCGACGGCGTGATGCCGTGGCGGACGGATCGGGGCATCACGTGGTTGATCGACACGATCGCGGACGCGACGCGGCCGCCGAGTCGGCTGTGGGGCGGCCTTCGAATCATCGGCGGGGTGCTGTCGGTAACGCTGGTGGTGTACACGGCGATGCTGCTGAGCGACGTGACGGTGGTACAGTTCTGGACGCGGCCGTACCTGCCCTTTATCTTCCTGATGAGCGGCGTGTCGACGGGAATTTCGGCGGCGCTGCTGGGAACGGTGCTGAGCGGCGGCGCGCTCACCCGCACCAACCATCGGTTCTGCCTGACCGACGACGCGATAATCGTGGTGGAGCTGGTGGGGATCGGGCTGCTGTTATCCTTCCTTTCGAGTTCGCCGAACATGGGCGCGCAGGCGAGCCTGACGGCGCTGTTCGACACCTACCAGTTGCTGTTCGTGGGCGGGGTGCTGGCGTTCGGGACGATAATCCCGGTAATCCTGTCGCTGACGATAACGGTCCTCCACGAGTTCACGCACTTCGAGGAGAATCCGATGGGTGCTCGCCTGCTGACGGGCGGGTACGCGACGAAGTACGTGCTGGTGTTGATCGGCGGATTCCTGCTACGCTACGTGGTGTTGATGGCTGCGGTAAAGAGTCCGCTCGCGGTTCCGGGGCTGTAAGACATGGACGATCAATCCCGATCGGCGTGGTCCGAGGCGCTGATCGTGCTCTCGAACTGCCTCCGCCAGCCCGATTCGGGAATGCGGGATGCGATCGTTTCGGGGCGGGGACGGGAG is a genomic window of Halanaeroarchaeum sulfurireducens containing:
- a CDS encoding molybdopterin-containing oxidoreductase family protein — encoded protein: MSKGLRDRASLTRRTLLKAGGAAAGAAALGGCLSSSEDGEDQVSGEVLTAFGNCWMCSHNCGQKAYVREDSSGKKTVVNLTGVDGHPRGSAGEGTEGTLCPKGLGQLDKTHDPKRIQEPHIRKNGELQKVEWEEAFQYTAERLATFKEENGSETFLDATSWAETSIFSTVWRELYGTPERISRGIHVCAGPTFVSGGMMGVGSNNRVPDYQNSEYIIAWGRNQLNSFAGQFEAKGTLEAIEKNGATLVTIDPQHTITAEKSDKWLPIKPRTDGALALAMANVIIEEDRYDEDFVENYTHGFDAYAEAAADMPPERAADITGLDAEDIRKVARGFAEAAPQAGISVWTGTAQVGNGWKATQNITALNGLVGNIDRPGGLRLWKYASTASFGEVCEQDYTNRAEFKEPAINKYDEYSDYPVRHITGIAHNLVPEMVENGHINGIVVHHDDPLKDGNADAWVEALDAMDLVLSIDAYWNGVSRNADIVLPEATQLEKDTLGTGNWSAYPKHTWVTGSKAAVDPQWNTKPDFDILVGIADAMAEETGNDDWTVFEQWDTHEDFIDDELSAIDLTLEDIDSGEVNYELVDEFEYESWEGDDHYTFNFDLDQVPPFAQAAEEADMDTAPEWIPPGTYGDELSEDYPLEFYDVRSVFFSHASNQPQERLRDQFAKRNELADEDYRGNYLHINPEDADKRGISSGDMVTVESETGSGELMAVVSERARPGFVTAEYGFGETSATPDGEGMNTMTLHHKQMDPITGQVDRHIAVEVTSSGGD
- a CDS encoding 4Fe-4S dicluster domain-containing protein, yielding MAADTDHWVFYFDPNRCIGCHACTVSCKQYHGRGSDADDWRTVTHHEEGTYPDVNDVPISMSCMHCHDAPCEKVCPTNAIEKRESDGIVTIDREKCIGCKYCGWACPFGAPTYGDEGLMSKCNMCLGQGPGAGADADSTAKHKQDGQAAVQPNCVSDCVGGAIKAGPQSEVIREASEAAANRFKSDNGRVIVEPFAEGSAAVDSTGSSDIITPFNAGD
- the nrfD gene encoding NrfD/PsrC family molybdoenzyme membrane anchor subunit, encoding MSVTGGAAGWLWLDSPHWAEFIATYLFLGGVSGGAYLTSTWASLMKHLMDEQNWLSRVLLARSDDPEHRFSCSETARWGSLIAVLGIAVGGLALLSHLGAPIRALTFPVLFTNFGSWLVIGTWVIVLFSVWAVLETLWLHFGADLQGTSGLSLFPRKILSWIDGVMPWRTDRGITWLIDTIADATRPPSRLWGGLRIIGGVLSVTLVVYTAMLLSDVTVVQFWTRPYLPFIFLMSGVSTGISAALLGTVLSGGALTRTNHRFCLTDDAIIVVELVGIGLLLSFLSSSPNMGAQASLTALFDTYQLLFVGGVLAFGTIIPVILSLTITVLHEFTHFEENPMGARLLTGGYATKYVLVLIGGFLLRYVVLMAAVKSPLAVPGL